A portion of the Mesobacillus sp. AQ2 genome contains these proteins:
- a CDS encoding DNA-directed RNA polymerase subunit epsilon, translating to MIFKVYFQESNKQVPVREKTQTIYVEADSEREVRTKIVDRQYNIEYVEAVEGNYLEYEKQKEDFEVLEIE from the coding sequence ATGATTTTTAAAGTTTACTTCCAGGAATCCAACAAGCAAGTACCAGTTCGTGAAAAGACACAGACTATTTATGTTGAAGCTGACTCTGAAAGAGAAGTACGGACAAAAATTGTTGACCGCCAGTATAACATCGAATATGTAGAGGCAGTTGAGGGTAATTATTTGGAGTATGAAAAGCAAAAAGAAGACTTTGAAGTATTGGAGATCGAATAA
- a CDS encoding Cof-type HAD-IIB family hydrolase: MSKIVFFDIDGTLLDHDKNLPASAKEAIEKLKGNGVFVAIATGRAPFMFENLRKELDIDSFVSFNGQYVVFEGEPIYKNPLNNQKIEELYREAADQGHPVVFMNHQTMKSSVKHHQFIETSLGGLKFAHPEHDDRFYVDRDLFQTLLFCEEGKEEYYRENYPEFTLIRWHPYSVDVLPAGGSKAEGIKKMIERLGFNPEDVYAFGDGLNDLEMLEAVGTGVAMGNAVPQLKELANMVTRDVDDDGIWHGLKKLNLI; the protein is encoded by the coding sequence ATGAGCAAAATCGTATTTTTTGATATTGATGGTACACTATTGGACCATGATAAAAATCTGCCTGCCTCCGCCAAGGAAGCAATTGAAAAGCTGAAGGGAAATGGAGTATTCGTAGCAATCGCTACTGGAAGGGCTCCGTTCATGTTTGAAAATCTTAGAAAAGAGCTCGATATCGATTCTTTTGTAAGTTTCAATGGACAATACGTGGTGTTTGAAGGGGAACCAATTTATAAAAACCCTTTGAACAACCAAAAAATAGAGGAGCTTTATAGAGAGGCTGCAGACCAGGGACACCCGGTCGTATTTATGAATCATCAGACGATGAAGTCATCCGTTAAGCACCACCAATTTATCGAAACGAGCCTGGGAGGCTTGAAATTTGCCCATCCGGAGCATGATGACCGATTTTATGTTGACAGGGATTTGTTCCAAACACTTCTTTTTTGTGAAGAAGGTAAGGAGGAGTATTACCGGGAGAATTACCCGGAATTTACTTTAATCAGATGGCATCCTTATTCAGTTGATGTCCTTCCTGCAGGTGGTTCCAAGGCAGAAGGCATTAAGAAGATGATCGAACGGTTAGGTTTCAATCCGGAGGACGTCTATGCATTCGGCGATGGACTAAATGACCTTGAAATGCTGGAGGCTGTGGGAACGGGTGTCGCGATGGGCAATGCTGTGCCACAACTAAAAGAACTGGCGAATATGGTGACCCGTGATGTTGATGATGATGGCATATGGCATGGTTTGAAAAAGTTGAATTTGATCTAG
- the def gene encoding peptide deformylase: protein MLTMDDIVRDGHPALRKVAEEVPMPPSQEDKEILQNLIEYVINSQDPEIAQKHGLRPGIGLAAPQINVTKRMIAVHLTDEKDNLVSYALFNPKVISHSVERSYLAAGEGCLSVDEAIPGYVPRYARITVKGIDLEGNEVKIRLKGLPAIVFQHEIDHLNGIMFYDHINKHDPFADVPDAVRVER from the coding sequence ATGTTGACGATGGATGATATCGTCCGTGATGGACATCCTGCGCTCCGAAAAGTTGCGGAAGAAGTTCCCATGCCTCCTTCACAGGAAGATAAAGAAATACTCCAAAACCTGATTGAATACGTGATAAACAGCCAGGACCCTGAGATCGCACAAAAACATGGACTGCGACCGGGAATTGGTCTTGCGGCTCCGCAGATAAATGTGACAAAAAGAATGATTGCTGTTCATTTGACGGATGAGAAAGATAACTTGGTCAGCTATGCCCTTTTCAATCCAAAAGTCATCAGCCATTCAGTTGAACGATCCTATCTGGCAGCTGGTGAGGGCTGTCTCTCAGTAGATGAGGCAATCCCCGGATATGTGCCAAGATATGCAAGGATTACCGTAAAAGGAATCGACCTTGAAGGAAACGAAGTGAAGATTCGTCTCAAGGGCCTTCCTGCTATTGTATTCCAGCATGAAATCGACCACCTGAACGGAATCATGTTTTACGACCATATCAATAAGCACGATCCATTTGCCGATGTCCCGGATGCTGTCCGGGTAGAACGGTAA
- a CDS encoding YjcZ family sporulation protein, which yields MYGYGYGCGGYPVAGVGYRGGFALIVVLFILLIIVGCACWRF from the coding sequence ATGTACGGATACGGATATGGATGTGGTGGATATCCTGTTGCGGGAGTAGGTTATCGCGGCGGCTTCGCTTTGATTGTCGTGTTGTTTATCCTTTTGATCATCGTTGGATGCGCCTGCTGGAGATTTTAA
- a CDS encoding YkyA family protein: MLSIFKKISLAIIMMAGVFSLAGCLDKQSPEEKMFEELEKVVSIEKTFEDQQDPLVELEKKEKEIYEKIISLGMKEYDQIVKLADEALANADKRAEHIDKEKESIDESRKEFKNIDQIIEEIEDSGLKKQANELKATMNERYEIHDDLYKNYKQGLQYDKKLYEMLKDKELSFDNLEEQINKVNEIYETVLKDNQEFNDKTDQYNKEKLAFYKKAGIEVSPEKEE; this comes from the coding sequence ATGTTGTCCATATTCAAAAAAATAAGTTTAGCTATTATCATGATGGCTGGAGTTTTTAGTCTGGCTGGGTGTTTGGACAAGCAATCACCTGAGGAAAAGATGTTCGAGGAGCTTGAAAAAGTTGTTTCAATTGAAAAAACATTTGAGGATCAGCAGGATCCACTTGTAGAGCTGGAAAAGAAGGAAAAGGAAATATATGAAAAGATCATTTCGCTTGGCATGAAGGAATATGACCAAATTGTAAAGCTGGCTGATGAGGCTTTGGCTAACGCCGACAAACGAGCTGAACATATAGATAAAGAAAAAGAAAGTATTGACGAATCACGAAAAGAATTCAAAAACATCGACCAAATTATTGAAGAGATCGAGGATTCCGGCCTAAAGAAGCAGGCAAATGAATTGAAGGCCACGATGAATGAACGATATGAAATACATGATGACCTGTACAAAAATTATAAACAAGGTCTCCAATATGACAAAAAACTTTATGAAATGCTGAAGGATAAGGAGTTAAGCTTTGATAACCTGGAAGAGCAAATCAATAAAGTAAATGAGATATATGAGACAGTACTGAAGGATAACCAGGAATTCAATGATAAAACGGACCAGTATAATAAAGAAAAACTGGCTTTTTATAAAAAAGCCGGAATAGAAGTAAGCCCGGAAAAGGAAGAATAG
- the pdhA gene encoding pyruvate dehydrogenase (acetyl-transferring) E1 component subunit alpha, whose protein sequence is MASKTKNNTLDAKKQLEKIESQFEMFQILNEEGEVVNEAAMPELSDEQLQELMKRMVYTRILDQRSISLNRQGRLGFYAPTAGQEASQLASQFALEKEDFILPGYRDVPQMIWHGLPLTQAFLFSRGHFKGNQIPEGVNVISPQIIIGAQYIQAAGVALGMKKRGAQAVAVTYTGDGGSSQGDFYEGINFAGAYKAPAIFFVQNNRFAISTPVEKQTAAQTIAQKAVAAGIPGIQVDGMDPLAVYAVTLEARQRAVNGEGPTLIETMTYRYGPHTMAGDDPTRYRTSDLDNEWEKKDPLVRFRKFLEKKNLWTEEMENETIERAKEEIKNAIKEADDTPKQKVTDLMEIMYEEMPDHLKEQYEIYKEKESK, encoded by the coding sequence ATGGCATCTAAAACGAAAAACAACACTCTTGATGCAAAGAAGCAGCTCGAAAAGATCGAAAGCCAATTTGAAATGTTCCAGATTTTAAATGAAGAGGGTGAAGTCGTTAATGAAGCGGCAATGCCTGAACTTTCGGACGAGCAATTACAAGAATTGATGAAGCGTATGGTTTACACAAGGATTTTGGACCAGCGTTCAATTTCATTGAACCGCCAGGGACGTCTTGGTTTCTACGCTCCTACAGCAGGGCAGGAAGCTTCCCAGCTTGCATCCCAATTCGCACTTGAAAAAGAAGACTTTATTCTTCCAGGATACCGTGATGTACCACAAATGATTTGGCATGGTCTTCCGCTTACACAGGCATTCTTGTTCTCTCGCGGACACTTCAAGGGCAATCAGATCCCTGAAGGTGTAAATGTCATTTCACCACAAATCATCATTGGTGCTCAATATATCCAGGCTGCAGGTGTGGCGCTGGGAATGAAAAAACGCGGAGCTCAAGCAGTCGCTGTGACTTACACAGGCGATGGCGGTTCTTCCCAAGGTGACTTCTACGAAGGAATCAACTTTGCGGGGGCATATAAAGCGCCGGCAATTTTCTTCGTACAAAATAACCGATTCGCGATTTCTACTCCTGTAGAAAAGCAGACTGCTGCACAGACAATTGCTCAAAAAGCTGTAGCTGCAGGTATTCCTGGTATCCAGGTAGATGGAATGGACCCGCTTGCGGTTTATGCTGTAACTCTTGAAGCACGTCAGCGCGCAGTAAACGGAGAAGGACCAACATTGATTGAAACAATGACTTACCGGTATGGTCCTCATACAATGGCTGGTGATGACCCAACTCGTTACCGTACATCGGATTTGGATAATGAATGGGAAAAGAAGGATCCATTAGTTCGTTTCCGTAAGTTCCTCGAGAAGAAGAATCTTTGGACTGAAGAGATGGAAAACGAAACAATCGAAAGAGCAAAAGAAGAAATCAAAAACGCTATCAAAGAAGCGGATGATACTCCTAAGCAGAAAGTCACAGACTTGATGGAGATCATGTATGAAGAAATGCCAGACCACTTAAAAGAACAATATGAAATATACAAAGAGAAGGAGTCGAAGTAA
- a CDS encoding alpha-ketoacid dehydrogenase subunit beta: MAQMTMIQAITDALRVELKNDPNVLVFGEDVGVNGGVFRATEGLQKEFGEDRVFDTPLAESGIGGLAIGLALQGYRPVPEIQFFGFVFEVMDSIAGQMARMRYRSGGRYSSPVTIRSPFGGGVHTPEMHADSLEGMVAQQPGLKVVIPSTPYDAKGLLISAIRDNDPVIFLEHMKLYRSFRQEVPEEEYTIPLGKADVKREGTDLSIITYGAMVHESLKAAEELEKEGHSVEVIDLRTVMPFDIETIIASVEKTGRAIVVQEAQKQAGMAGQIVAEINDRAILSLEAPVLRVAAPDTVFPFSQAETVWLPNYKDVIETAKKVLEF; the protein is encoded by the coding sequence ATGGCTCAAATGACAATGATTCAAGCAATTACAGACGCTCTTCGCGTAGAACTGAAAAATGATCCCAACGTCCTTGTATTCGGGGAAGACGTTGGCGTAAACGGCGGTGTATTCCGTGCGACAGAAGGCCTGCAAAAAGAGTTTGGGGAAGATCGCGTATTTGATACGCCGCTTGCAGAATCCGGTATTGGCGGACTGGCAATCGGTCTTGCTTTGCAGGGGTACCGTCCTGTCCCGGAAATCCAGTTCTTCGGATTCGTGTTCGAAGTAATGGATTCAATCGCTGGTCAAATGGCTCGTATGCGTTACCGTTCAGGCGGACGCTACAGCTCACCAGTTACCATCCGTTCACCATTCGGCGGAGGCGTACATACACCAGAGATGCACGCTGACAGCCTGGAGGGAATGGTTGCACAACAGCCTGGTTTGAAGGTTGTTATTCCTTCAACTCCATATGATGCAAAAGGTTTGCTGATTTCAGCAATCCGCGATAATGATCCAGTCATTTTCCTTGAGCACATGAAGCTCTATCGCTCATTCCGTCAGGAAGTTCCTGAAGAAGAGTACACAATCCCTCTTGGAAAAGCGGATGTTAAGCGTGAAGGTACAGACCTTTCCATCATCACTTATGGTGCAATGGTCCATGAATCACTGAAAGCTGCAGAAGAACTTGAAAAAGAAGGCCATTCTGTAGAAGTAATCGACTTAAGGACTGTAATGCCTTTCGATATTGAAACAATCATTGCTTCTGTTGAAAAAACAGGAAGAGCGATCGTTGTCCAGGAAGCACAAAAACAGGCTGGAATGGCTGGACAAATTGTTGCGGAAATCAATGACCGCGCTATCCTTAGCCTTGAAGCTCCAGTCTTAAGAGTGGCTGCACCTGATACAGTATTCCCATTCTCTCAGGCAGAAACAGTATGGCTGCCTAACTATAAGGATGTAATCGAAACAGCTAAGAAAGTACTTGAATTCTAA
- a CDS encoding dihydrolipoamide acetyltransferase family protein, with product MAFKFKLPDIGEGIHEGEIVKWFVKPGDKVQEDDVLCEVQNDKAVVEIPSPVAGTVEEVLVEEGTVATVGQVLVTFDAPGYEDLKFKGEEEEDAPAEKTEAQVQSTMEAGQKIEKEATEAPAPAGETGAGAAAAPQAEVDPNRRIVAMPSVRKYAREKGVDIRQVAGSGKNGRIQKNDVDSFLSGGAPAAAAPKADQAQAPEAEAAAPKAAAQAIPEGQYPETREKMSGIRKAIAKAMVNSKHTAPHVTLMDEVDVTKLVAHRKKFKEVAAEKGIKLTFLPYVVKALTSALREYPALNTSLDDATSEIIHKHYYNIGIAADTDKGLLVPVVKDADRKSVFSISNEINELAGKARDGKLAPDEMKGASCTITNIGSAGGQWFTPVINHPEVAILGIGRIAEKPVVKDGEIVAAPVLALSLSFDHRMIDGATAQHALNHIKRLLNDPELLLMEG from the coding sequence TTGGCATTCAAATTTAAGCTGCCAGATATCGGCGAAGGTATTCACGAAGGTGAAATCGTCAAATGGTTCGTAAAACCTGGCGATAAAGTTCAGGAAGACGATGTACTTTGCGAAGTACAAAATGATAAAGCAGTAGTAGAAATTCCTTCCCCTGTCGCTGGTACAGTCGAAGAAGTTTTAGTTGAAGAAGGAACTGTTGCAACAGTTGGACAGGTTCTCGTAACATTTGATGCTCCAGGGTATGAAGACCTTAAGTTCAAAGGTGAAGAAGAAGAAGATGCTCCGGCTGAGAAAACAGAAGCACAGGTTCAATCTACTATGGAGGCTGGGCAAAAAATTGAAAAAGAAGCAACAGAAGCCCCTGCTCCTGCAGGCGAAACCGGTGCGGGCGCAGCAGCTGCACCACAGGCAGAAGTTGATCCTAACCGCCGCATCGTAGCAATGCCATCTGTTCGTAAATATGCACGTGAAAAAGGCGTTGATATTCGCCAGGTTGCTGGATCAGGCAAAAATGGCCGCATCCAGAAAAACGATGTTGACAGCTTCTTAAGCGGCGGAGCACCAGCAGCAGCTGCACCAAAGGCTGACCAAGCACAGGCGCCAGAAGCTGAAGCAGCAGCTCCTAAGGCAGCAGCTCAGGCTATCCCAGAGGGACAATATCCTGAGACTCGTGAGAAGATGAGCGGCATCAGAAAAGCGATTGCAAAGGCAATGGTTAACTCTAAGCATACAGCTCCACACGTTACACTAATGGACGAAGTAGATGTAACAAAGCTTGTTGCACACCGCAAGAAGTTCAAAGAAGTGGCTGCTGAAAAAGGAATTAAGCTTACGTTCCTTCCTTATGTGGTAAAAGCTTTAACAAGTGCACTTCGTGAATACCCAGCATTGAACACATCATTAGATGATGCAACAAGCGAAATCATTCACAAGCACTATTACAATATCGGTATTGCTGCTGATACTGACAAAGGCTTGCTAGTTCCGGTCGTTAAAGATGCTGACCGTAAGTCTGTATTCTCAATCTCTAATGAGATCAACGAACTTGCAGGAAAAGCACGTGACGGAAAATTGGCTCCAGATGAAATGAAAGGTGCATCTTGCACAATCACAAACATCGGTTCTGCTGGCGGACAATGGTTCACTCCGGTTATCAACCATCCGGAAGTTGCAATCCTTGGAATTGGCCGCATCGCAGAAAAGCCTGTAGTAAAAGATGGTGAGATCGTTGCTGCTCCAGTACTTGCACTATCTCTAAGCTTCGATCACCGTATGATTGACGGAGCTACTGCACAGCACGCATTGAACCATATCAAGCGCCTGTTGAACGATCCAGAACTATTGTTAATGGAGGGGTAA
- the lpdA gene encoding dihydrolipoyl dehydrogenase: MVVGDFPIETDTLVIGAGPGGYVAAIRAAQLGQKVTIVEKAVLGGVCLNVGCIPSKALISAGHRYENAKHSEDMGVKAENVTLDFSKVQEFKTGVVKKLTGGVEGLLKGNKIDIVKGEAYFVDANTIRVMDENSAQTYTFKNAILATGSRPIEIPAFKFSKRVLDSTGALNLQELPESIVVIGGGYIGTELGGAYASFGTKVTILEGADEILNGFEKQMSSLVKKNLKKKGAEVITKALAKGVEESETGVTVTYEVKGEEQKVEADYVFVMVGRKPNTDELGLEQVGIEMTDRGVIKIDKQCRTNVSNIYAIGDIVEGPPLAHKASYEGKIAAEAIAGHPSEIDYLAIPAVVFSDPELASVGYSEKEAKDAGIDIKAAKFPFAANGRALSLNQTDGFLKLITRKEDDIVIGAQIAGPNASDMIAELGLAIEAGMTAEDLAMTIHAHPTLGEITMEAAEVALGNPIHIIK; the protein is encoded by the coding sequence ATGGTAGTAGGAGATTTTCCAATCGAAACTGATACTCTTGTCATCGGTGCCGGCCCTGGCGGATATGTGGCAGCCATTCGCGCTGCCCAGCTGGGCCAAAAAGTAACAATCGTAGAAAAGGCGGTTCTTGGCGGTGTCTGCCTGAACGTCGGATGTATTCCATCTAAAGCTTTGATTTCGGCTGGTCACAGATACGAAAATGCAAAACACTCAGAAGACATGGGCGTTAAAGCAGAAAACGTTACGCTTGACTTTTCAAAAGTACAAGAGTTCAAAACAGGAGTAGTCAAGAAATTGACTGGCGGCGTTGAAGGATTGTTAAAAGGCAATAAAATCGATATTGTTAAAGGCGAAGCGTACTTCGTGGATGCCAATACAATTCGTGTGATGGATGAAAATTCAGCCCAGACATATACTTTCAAGAACGCTATCCTTGCTACTGGATCCCGCCCAATTGAGATCCCGGCTTTCAAATTCTCTAAGCGTGTGCTTGATTCTACTGGTGCATTGAATCTTCAGGAGCTTCCTGAGAGCATTGTTGTCATCGGCGGAGGCTATATCGGCACAGAGCTTGGCGGTGCATATGCAAGCTTCGGCACGAAGGTGACAATCCTAGAAGGTGCTGACGAAATCTTGAATGGTTTCGAAAAGCAAATGTCTTCACTTGTGAAAAAGAACCTTAAGAAAAAGGGCGCAGAAGTGATTACGAAGGCCCTTGCCAAGGGTGTTGAAGAAAGTGAAACTGGCGTAACTGTAACCTATGAAGTAAAAGGTGAAGAGCAAAAAGTAGAAGCAGACTACGTATTTGTCATGGTAGGCAGAAAGCCAAACACTGACGAACTTGGCCTTGAGCAAGTAGGAATTGAAATGACTGATCGTGGTGTGATCAAAATCGACAAGCAATGCCGCACAAATGTCAGCAACATTTACGCAATTGGCGACATTGTTGAAGGACCGCCACTGGCTCATAAGGCATCTTACGAAGGTAAGATTGCTGCTGAGGCAATCGCTGGACACCCTTCAGAAATCGATTACCTGGCAATCCCTGCTGTCGTATTCTCTGACCCAGAATTAGCTTCTGTAGGTTATTCTGAAAAAGAAGCAAAGGATGCGGGCATCGATATTAAAGCAGCGAAATTCCCATTTGCTGCAAACGGCCGTGCACTTTCACTTAATCAGACTGACGGCTTCCTGAAGCTGATCACTCGTAAGGAAGATGATATCGTCATCGGTGCGCAAATTGCAGGCCCTAATGCTTCTGATATGATTGCAGAACTTGGTCTGGCAATAGAAGCAGGAATGACTGCTGAAGATCTGGCAATGACCATCCACGCTCACCCAACATTAGGTGAAATTACGATGGAAGCAGCAGAAGTTGCGCTTGGAAATCCAATTCATATCATAAAATAA
- a CDS encoding small peptidoglycan-associated lipoprotein, whose product MKSLSFVFVTTFLFLTASCNPVNNSDKLVLNEDIKQVVFFSDEENYKQESSYYDAIIELKKEYPAEFDNIVVIPAAKANQYHDLLKEKKFPAILIVHRDQVLANVNGSATKEQIIEPISAVLNHE is encoded by the coding sequence ATGAAAAGCTTATCTTTTGTTTTTGTCACTACGTTCCTTTTTCTGACGGCTTCATGCAATCCGGTCAACAATTCAGACAAACTGGTGCTGAATGAAGACATAAAACAGGTTGTCTTTTTTTCTGATGAAGAGAATTACAAGCAAGAATCATCCTACTATGATGCAATCATAGAGTTAAAGAAGGAATATCCCGCAGAATTTGATAACATTGTTGTCATTCCAGCTGCAAAGGCTAATCAATACCATGATCTTCTTAAAGAGAAAAAGTTCCCGGCCATCCTGATTGTCCACCGTGACCAGGTGCTCGCGAATGTAAATGGAAGTGCCACTAAAGAACAGATTATTGAGCCGATCTCTGCTGTTTTGAATCATGAATAA
- a CDS encoding polysaccharide deacetylase family protein: MNRTISYMLTASLLLAGCSAAEDAQKPKETDEVKNEKVDKEEKAAEKTTENKNEEQVEETSEDVQESVEVEQSTPQYRMKTDFSIENIENPDEKIVLLTIDDAPDKNALEMAKTLKALNVNAIFFVNGHFLDTPEEGEVLKEIHKMGFVIGNHTYNHKSLKDLSMEQQRKEIVDLNDRVEELIGERPHFFRAPFGMNTDFSKQLAADEKMLVMNWTYGYDWEQDYQSKDALADIMINTPFLRNGANLLMHDRKWTSEALRDIVKGLQDKGYKIVDPSQIETPANSETAAH; this comes from the coding sequence TTGAATAGAACAATATCATATATGCTCACTGCTTCGTTATTGCTAGCTGGCTGCAGTGCGGCTGAGGATGCTCAAAAACCAAAAGAGACAGATGAAGTGAAGAATGAAAAAGTCGATAAGGAAGAAAAAGCAGCTGAGAAAACAACGGAAAATAAAAATGAAGAGCAGGTAGAAGAAACGTCAGAAGATGTTCAAGAGAGTGTGGAAGTGGAACAAAGCACACCACAGTATCGAATGAAAACTGATTTTTCGATTGAAAATATTGAAAATCCCGATGAAAAAATTGTTTTGCTGACGATCGATGATGCGCCGGATAAAAATGCTCTTGAGATGGCGAAAACATTGAAGGCGTTAAATGTTAATGCGATCTTTTTTGTGAATGGGCATTTTCTTGATACTCCAGAAGAAGGGGAAGTGTTGAAGGAGATTCACAAGATGGGTTTTGTGATTGGCAATCATACATATAACCACAAATCATTGAAGGATTTATCGATGGAACAACAAAGAAAAGAAATTGTGGATCTTAACGATCGAGTGGAAGAACTGATAGGCGAAAGGCCGCATTTTTTCAGGGCGCCATTTGGGATGAATACAGATTTCAGCAAACAGCTAGCTGCTGACGAAAAGATGCTGGTCATGAACTGGACTTATGGTTACGATTGGGAGCAAGACTATCAATCCAAGGACGCCCTGGCTGATATCATGATAAATACTCCATTTTTGAGGAATGGTGCCAATTTGCTCATGCATGACAGGAAATGGACAAGCGAGGCATTGAGGGATATCGTGAAGGGACTGCAAGATAAAGGTTATAAAATTGTAGATCCTTCACAAATAGAAACGCCAGCAAATAGCGAAACGGCTGCTCATTAG
- a CDS encoding DUF1885 family protein has protein sequence MSSNAYIKLVPSSSQQAISTEELKDLFNYYKEITSKTGDQVAWNYENSAFPYELKEKEDGKGTWFYLQSSQDRYNAILIGIDKESVVNEDGSEREQSYIQITLPPTATAGDKGKANEFSKFIGKKLQGELHLFNGRIMYFYPRK, from the coding sequence ATGTCTAGTAATGCTTATATAAAACTTGTTCCATCATCATCTCAGCAAGCCATTTCCACCGAAGAACTTAAAGATTTATTTAATTATTACAAAGAAATCACCTCAAAGACAGGCGACCAGGTAGCCTGGAATTATGAAAACTCGGCGTTTCCATATGAATTGAAGGAAAAAGAAGATGGTAAAGGTACATGGTTTTACCTGCAATCATCCCAGGACCGTTACAATGCAATTTTGATTGGTATCGACAAAGAAAGCGTTGTCAATGAGGACGGCTCTGAGCGCGAACAATCATACATACAAATCACCCTTCCTCCCACTGCAACTGCTGGCGATAAGGGAAAAGCAAACGAATTCAGCAAATTCATCGGGAAAAAATTGCAGGGCGAACTGCATTTATTCAATGGGAGAATCATGTACTTCTACCCTCGCAAATAA
- a CDS encoding DUF3055 domain-containing protein — MELFEKLYDEHEKVHVRFVGFTTYDTRYDFGIVYTNMFFGKPLVVCMQTGRSALLDPKDIEDIEFLQKAFHITEVRQAEDLALFFNEELPTAPFQTQYE, encoded by the coding sequence ATGGAACTATTCGAAAAGCTTTATGACGAGCACGAAAAGGTTCATGTCAGGTTTGTGGGGTTCACCACGTATGACACCCGTTATGACTTTGGGATCGTGTATACCAATATGTTTTTCGGAAAACCGCTTGTAGTCTGCATGCAGACAGGACGTTCAGCACTCCTCGACCCAAAGGACATAGAAGACATAGAATTTTTACAGAAAGCATTCCATATTACAGAAGTCCGGCAGGCTGAGGACCTTGCGCTGTTTTTTAACGAAGAATTGCCAACAGCCCCATTCCAGACTCAATATGAATAA
- a CDS encoding GapA-binding peptide SR1P, giving the protein MGTIVCQTCNSTIDHFEDEKVTVLYSKKCNCCDHEGAEER; this is encoded by the coding sequence ATGGGCACAATCGTTTGTCAAACTTGCAATTCTACAATTGACCATTTCGAAGATGAGAAAGTAACGGTGTTATATTCAAAAAAATGCAATTGCTGCGACCATGAAGGTGCAGAGGAAAGATAA